In a genomic window of Streptomyces sp. NBC_01231:
- a CDS encoding haloacid dehalogenase type II encodes MTFDMNGTLIKFSINDTMREVLGDRLPAEVADDFLRICKAHRIDECTGAYQPFHQVVARSMERASRSVGLEYREEDARAVYETIPTWGPYPGVTEALNRLAEVVPLVIVTNSDTAHAVRLAENLKAPFEVVISAEEMGVYKPRLGAFEYTLDKLGVTPDELVHVSASPMYDLRSAAIMGIKNKVYMDRGFEHDEHWLGYERITDIADLPVLFGLPRP; translated from the coding sequence GTGACGTTCGACATGAACGGAACGCTGATCAAGTTCAGCATCAACGACACGATGCGTGAGGTCCTGGGCGACCGGCTGCCGGCCGAGGTCGCCGACGACTTCCTGCGGATCTGCAAGGCGCACCGGATCGACGAGTGCACGGGCGCGTACCAGCCGTTCCACCAGGTCGTCGCCCGCTCCATGGAACGCGCCTCGCGCAGCGTCGGTCTCGAGTACCGCGAGGAAGACGCGCGGGCGGTGTACGAGACCATCCCCACCTGGGGCCCGTACCCAGGGGTCACCGAGGCGCTGAACCGCCTGGCCGAGGTGGTCCCGCTGGTCATCGTCACCAACAGCGACACCGCGCACGCCGTGCGCCTCGCGGAGAACCTGAAGGCCCCGTTCGAGGTCGTCATCAGCGCCGAGGAGATGGGCGTCTACAAGCCGCGACTCGGCGCGTTCGAGTACACGCTCGACAAGCTCGGCGTGACACCCGACGAGCTCGTGCACGTCTCCGCGAGCCCGATGTACGACCTGCGCTCCGCGGCCATCATGGGCATCAAGAACAAGGTGTACATGGACCGCGGCTTCGAGCACGACGAGCACTGGCTCGGCTACGAGCGGATCACCGACATCGCCGACCTCCCCGTCCTCTTCGGCCTCCCGCGCCCCTGA
- a CDS encoding GntR family transcriptional regulator translates to MDHHKFEWQEQRTTTPEGVYRVLRAAILDGTVPPGGQLREAHIAADLGISRSPLREALSKLEEEGLVVKIPYRGAFVVEVSPREVAEIDSVRLRVEPYAAELSAEALRGPERPQLLQTVEDLRRAMEKDDIPASIDAHLRFHRLFYDLSGHGVLQSLWNGWETKLRLHLSVDHRTYSDDPHQLVVEHERLATVALEGDTDAFRQELAAHFPMGLRAQTRAPGERTSRHV, encoded by the coding sequence GTGGACCACCACAAGTTCGAGTGGCAGGAGCAGCGGACGACGACGCCGGAGGGCGTGTATCGCGTGCTGCGTGCCGCCATTCTCGACGGGACCGTACCTCCTGGTGGACAGCTGCGCGAGGCGCACATCGCCGCGGATCTCGGGATCAGCCGTTCCCCGCTGCGCGAGGCGCTGAGCAAGCTGGAGGAGGAAGGGCTCGTCGTAAAGATCCCCTACCGTGGGGCGTTCGTCGTAGAGGTGAGCCCGCGTGAGGTCGCCGAGATCGACTCGGTCCGGCTGCGTGTCGAGCCGTACGCCGCCGAGCTCTCGGCCGAAGCGCTGCGCGGTCCTGAGCGGCCTCAGTTGCTGCAGACCGTCGAGGATCTCCGCCGGGCCATGGAGAAGGACGACATCCCGGCCAGCATCGACGCGCACCTCCGCTTCCACAGGCTCTTCTACGACCTCTCGGGGCACGGCGTCCTGCAGAGTCTCTGGAACGGCTGGGAGACCAAGCTGCGCCTCCACCTCAGCGTCGATCACCGCACTTACAGCGACGACCCGCATCAATTGGTCGTCGAGCACGAGAGGTTGGCCACGGTCGCCCTGGAAGGCGACACCGACGCGTTCCGCCAGGAACTGGCCGCCCATTTCCCCATGGGGCTGCGAGCCCAGACGAGAGCCCCGGGGGAGCGCACGTCCCGGCATGTATGA
- a CDS encoding ABC transporter substrate-binding protein, whose translation MRVSRHLSVPIVTTALALALAACGSSGTPQNAGAKSTAQGGGSGSSAEHTDDISVGVKPDAKAVKLLPAAVKAKGTISVAMDLSSPPTSFMASDNKTSIGFNPDFSRLIAAKLGLKLQINNIKFDTIITGLQADRYDFTASTMGATRDRLKVLDMVDYFKAGTGVSVPYGNPQGLTTHTLCGHRVAVQSGSTAELQWLPLRSKQDCTSKGKPAIKAVSLASVNDALTQLVSKRIDAVMYDFTGLQWAATQQPKTFEVLQPMVATKIVTVALKKNSPLTPAVQAAIQSIIDDPKYAEALGRWDFDKLGIKTAAMAVPQD comes from the coding sequence ATGCGAGTCAGCAGACACTTGAGCGTTCCGATCGTCACGACGGCCCTGGCCCTCGCGCTCGCCGCGTGCGGGTCGAGCGGCACTCCGCAGAACGCGGGGGCGAAGAGCACGGCGCAGGGCGGAGGATCCGGCTCGTCGGCCGAGCACACCGACGACATCTCGGTCGGGGTGAAGCCGGATGCGAAGGCGGTGAAGCTGCTGCCCGCAGCGGTGAAGGCCAAGGGCACGATCTCGGTGGCCATGGACCTGTCCAGCCCGCCGACCTCGTTCATGGCTTCGGACAACAAGACCTCGATCGGGTTCAACCCGGACTTCTCCCGGCTGATCGCCGCCAAGCTCGGCCTGAAGCTGCAGATCAACAACATCAAGTTCGACACCATCATCACCGGCCTTCAGGCCGACCGGTACGACTTCACCGCCTCCACCATGGGCGCCACCAGAGACCGGCTGAAGGTGCTCGACATGGTCGACTACTTCAAGGCCGGCACCGGAGTGTCCGTCCCTTACGGCAACCCGCAGGGCCTGACCACCCACACGCTGTGCGGGCACCGTGTCGCTGTCCAGTCCGGCAGTACCGCGGAGCTGCAGTGGCTGCCCCTGCGGTCCAAGCAGGACTGTACGAGCAAGGGCAAGCCAGCCATCAAGGCGGTGAGCCTGGCCAGCGTGAACGACGCTCTGACCCAGCTGGTCTCCAAGCGGATCGATGCGGTGATGTACGACTTCACCGGGCTGCAGTGGGCGGCCACGCAGCAGCCGAAGACGTTCGAGGTCCTGCAGCCCATGGTGGCCACCAAGATCGTGACCGTCGCGCTGAAGAAGAACTCGCCGCTGACCCCCGCGGTGCAGGCTGCCATCCAGTCCATCATCGACGACCCGAAGTACGCCGAGGCGCTGGGCCGGTGGGATTTCGACAAGCTCGGGATCAAGACCGCGGCCATGGCCGTCCCGCAGGACTGA
- a CDS encoding LysR substrate-binding domain-containing protein, with product MRWSALPPLNTLLPFEATVRHASMTAAARELHVTHGAVSRQIQNLERSLGISLFERQTRALRPTPQARQLAAVVRDALDQIDAAAGQLAHRTPSGPLALSCEPTLLMRWLIPQLPDLALNVPDVAVHLSAGGGPVYFERDNIDLAIRRDDFPFPDEASRTRLFAERIGPVCRPDLATRLTGAAGVSQAALLHTDTRPQAWDDWRRITGMTAEPASQQTLEHFYLTLQAAAAGVGVAIAPYAVVRDDLEQGQLVAPFGFVPDGTSYHLLSRQSPEQDGRVRQLTAWLRARTSQLEDDAEPV from the coding sequence ATGCGATGGTCGGCCCTTCCTCCTCTGAATACGCTGCTGCCCTTCGAGGCGACAGTCCGGCACGCGAGCATGACCGCGGCGGCCCGGGAACTGCATGTCACGCACGGCGCGGTGAGCCGACAGATCCAGAACCTGGAACGGTCCCTTGGAATATCACTGTTCGAGCGACAGACACGCGCCCTGCGCCCGACCCCGCAGGCACGCCAGCTGGCGGCCGTCGTCCGGGACGCGCTCGATCAGATCGATGCGGCAGCCGGGCAACTCGCACACCGCACACCCTCAGGACCGCTCGCCCTCTCGTGTGAGCCCACACTCCTGATGCGATGGCTCATTCCCCAGCTCCCCGATCTGGCCCTGAACGTGCCGGACGTCGCCGTCCACCTGTCCGCAGGCGGCGGCCCTGTCTACTTCGAGCGGGACAACATCGACCTCGCGATCCGCCGAGACGACTTCCCGTTCCCTGACGAGGCGAGCAGGACCCGCTTGTTCGCAGAGCGGATCGGACCCGTCTGCCGGCCCGATCTCGCGACCCGCCTGACCGGCGCCGCCGGCGTATCGCAAGCCGCCCTTCTGCACACCGACACACGACCGCAGGCGTGGGACGACTGGCGACGTATCACCGGCATGACAGCAGAGCCCGCCTCCCAGCAGACCCTGGAGCACTTCTACCTGACCCTCCAGGCCGCCGCGGCCGGCGTCGGGGTCGCAATCGCCCCGTATGCCGTCGTCCGCGACGACCTCGAGCAAGGGCAACTCGTCGCACCCTTCGGTTTCGTCCCCGACGGCACCAGCTACCACCTCCTCAGCCGTCAATCACCCGAGCAAGACGGACGCGTCCGCCAGCTGACGGCATGGCTGCGGGCCAGGACGAGCCAGCTCGAGGACGATGCCGAACCAGTGTGA
- a CDS encoding SDR family oxidoreductase, whose protein sequence is MRLNNVTALVTGASSGIGEAVSSHFRREGARLLLTGRREQLDSAEPDDLYVPGDLNDEAFVERLAKQAAESFGTVDVVVLNHGLQAVSPLTEMACDDAKSVLESNLLSAFLVMKHFAPLMPETGGAFVCVSSRLGMVGMSGQVLYSAAKGGLIMLAKGAAIEWAPRNIRVNVVAPGLTATPIIEASIQSRPDPEAYRRERESQIPLNRLATPEEVADAVLFFASSESSYVTGSVLTVDGGYTAF, encoded by the coding sequence ATGAGACTCAACAACGTCACGGCCCTGGTGACCGGCGCCAGCAGTGGCATCGGGGAAGCCGTGAGTTCCCACTTCCGCCGCGAGGGCGCGCGATTGCTGCTCACCGGCCGCAGGGAGCAACTCGACAGCGCTGAGCCCGACGACCTGTACGTTCCCGGAGACCTCAACGACGAGGCGTTCGTCGAGCGCCTGGCCAAGCAGGCCGCGGAGTCCTTCGGGACCGTCGACGTCGTTGTCCTCAACCACGGTTTGCAGGCGGTCAGTCCGCTCACCGAGATGGCCTGCGACGACGCGAAGAGCGTGCTGGAGAGCAACCTGCTCAGCGCGTTCCTGGTGATGAAGCACTTCGCGCCGCTGATGCCCGAGACGGGGGGAGCGTTCGTCTGCGTCAGTTCACGGCTGGGCATGGTGGGCATGTCCGGGCAGGTCCTGTATTCCGCTGCCAAGGGAGGCCTCATCATGCTGGCCAAGGGCGCGGCGATCGAATGGGCCCCGCGCAACATCCGGGTCAACGTCGTCGCTCCGGGTCTGACCGCCACCCCGATCATCGAAGCGTCGATCCAAAGCAGGCCCGACCCCGAGGCCTACCGTCGCGAGCGCGAGAGCCAGATCCCGCTCAACCGCCTCGCCACCCCCGAAGAGGTCGCTGACGCAGTGCTCTTCTTCGCATCGTCGGAGTCGTCGTATGTGACCGGATCGGTCCTGACCGTCGACGGCGGGTACACCGCTTTCTGA
- a CDS encoding SDR family oxidoreductase, protein MPAPSDQAARHWFVTGASGGLGRHLTEHALQNGDRVTATVRRPAALDDLRETYGDRLTVEILDLTRPADVDKVVGRTLRSGAVDIVVNNAGYAVVGAAEEMTVDQIRDQIEVLLLAPMVITRAFLQPMREQGGGRIIQISSVGGQVGIPTHSSYHAGKWGLEGFTESVSREVSDFNIHLTLVEPGATRTGFASALQYTTETTVYRDNAVGQTRHYLETADESVFTGDPAKLAAAIYDTTNHPSPPLRLTLGSDTYSAIHAALIERLTALETQKDLAESVAFTH, encoded by the coding sequence ATGCCCGCTCCCTCCGACCAGGCCGCACGTCACTGGTTCGTCACTGGGGCCTCCGGTGGGCTGGGCCGCCATCTCACCGAGCACGCCCTCCAGAACGGCGACCGCGTTACGGCGACGGTCCGCCGCCCGGCAGCTCTGGACGACCTGCGCGAGACGTACGGCGACCGGCTGACTGTCGAGATCCTCGATCTCACGCGGCCGGCCGATGTGGACAAGGTGGTCGGCAGGACTCTCCGGTCCGGGGCGGTGGACATTGTGGTCAACAATGCCGGATACGCGGTTGTGGGCGCCGCCGAGGAAATGACCGTCGACCAGATTCGCGACCAGATCGAGGTTCTCCTGCTCGCGCCGATGGTGATCACCCGTGCCTTCCTGCAGCCGATGCGTGAGCAGGGCGGAGGTCGGATCATCCAGATCTCCAGCGTGGGCGGCCAGGTCGGCATCCCCACGCACAGCTCCTATCACGCGGGCAAGTGGGGGCTGGAGGGCTTCACCGAGAGCGTCAGCCGCGAGGTCTCCGACTTCAACATTCACCTCACTCTGGTCGAGCCCGGCGCCACCCGCACAGGCTTCGCTTCGGCCTTGCAATACACCACCGAAACGACCGTCTACCGCGACAATGCCGTCGGCCAGACCCGGCACTACCTGGAAACAGCAGACGAGAGCGTCTTCACCGGCGACCCGGCCAAGCTCGCTGCCGCCATTTACGACACCACCAACCACCCGAGCCCGCCACTGCGTCTGACTCTCGGCTCCGACACCTATAGCGCAATCCACGCGGCACTCATCGAACGTCTCACCGCGCTCGAGACTCAGAAGGATCTCGCTGAATCTGTCGCCTTCACCCACTGA
- a CDS encoding amino acid ABC transporter permease, with protein sequence MDVIDTTIGSRAVPELLPEEKKRITPKRPRDYVAWAVAIAIVAGLVWTAVTNENYRWPVVFSYFTTQTILNGLLITLLLTVASMALGTLLGLVLAVMRMSPQRPVCGLSQLYITFFRGTPVLVQLIFWFNIAALYPHLSIGIPFTDLSTPVNVNAIMTPMTAAVVGLTLNQAAYMSEIIRGGFASVSRGQHEAAESLGMSGFTKLRHVIIPQTMPAIIPATGNQVIGMLKETSLVSVLGVADLLQSAQAIYARTYQTIPLLIVASLWYLIMTLVLSVPQSMIERRFSRSTRTRLTPAATSAEPGAGQPVPTARESLL encoded by the coding sequence ATGGACGTGATCGACACGACGATCGGGAGCCGTGCGGTGCCGGAACTGCTGCCCGAGGAAAAGAAGCGAATCACGCCGAAGCGTCCACGCGACTACGTCGCCTGGGCCGTCGCGATCGCGATCGTCGCCGGCCTGGTCTGGACCGCGGTGACGAACGAGAACTATCGCTGGCCGGTGGTGTTCAGCTACTTCACCACCCAGACCATCCTCAACGGCCTGCTGATCACGCTGCTCCTCACCGTGGCCAGCATGGCCCTGGGCACCTTGCTCGGGCTGGTGCTGGCCGTGATGCGCATGTCGCCCCAACGGCCCGTTTGCGGGCTGTCCCAGCTGTACATCACCTTCTTCCGCGGCACTCCGGTTCTCGTGCAGTTGATCTTCTGGTTCAACATCGCGGCGCTGTACCCGCACCTGTCAATCGGCATCCCGTTCACCGACCTCTCCACACCGGTGAACGTGAACGCGATCATGACCCCGATGACCGCGGCCGTGGTGGGACTGACGCTGAACCAGGCCGCCTACATGTCCGAGATCATCCGCGGCGGGTTCGCCTCGGTCAGCCGCGGACAGCACGAGGCCGCCGAGTCACTGGGCATGTCGGGGTTCACCAAGCTCCGACACGTGATCATCCCGCAGACCATGCCGGCGATCATTCCGGCCACCGGCAACCAGGTGATCGGCATGCTCAAGGAGACCTCGCTGGTGAGCGTGCTCGGCGTCGCCGACCTGCTGCAGAGCGCACAGGCCATCTACGCCCGCACCTACCAGACGATTCCGCTGCTGATCGTGGCCAGCCTCTGGTACCTGATCATGACGCTGGTGCTGAGTGTGCCGCAGTCCATGATCGAGCGCCGTTTCTCCCGCTCGACCAGGACGCGGCTGACCCCGGCCGCCACCTCGGCCGAGCCCGGGGCCGGCCAGCCAGTTCCCACCGCGAGGGAGTCCCTGCTGTGA
- a CDS encoding alanine racemase codes for MNRLQRALDALVERIDTPAPIVLVDVMQGNIDRVQGFADQRDLKVRPHIKTHKCVEIGRRQIEAGAVGITAGNVGEAEVFAAAGFDDIFLAYPIWAAGTKKPRIRRLAESTRLRVGVDNVAAIEALADAMGDEPDRLQVVIEVDCGARRSGAPPEAAGDLALAARKRGLVPVGVFTYPGHGGTGRDARRRAAQDQEAALITAVRSLEGVGVTAEVVSAGSTPTLEFSTSGVITEIRPGEYVFGDLNNVRLGSCTEDQIALFVAGTVVSDWVPGQVIVDVGNKALSKEGSPEIGYGGIAGTKAVLSKVNEYHGFLPLPDGEFRPSVGTVVPVVPNHVCPVVLGFEELIVTDSTGTSLERWPVDARGFLN; via the coding sequence GTGAACCGGCTGCAACGAGCACTCGACGCTCTGGTCGAGCGGATCGACACCCCCGCGCCGATCGTGCTGGTCGACGTCATGCAGGGCAACATCGACCGCGTACAGGGCTTCGCCGACCAGCGCGACCTCAAGGTGAGGCCGCACATCAAGACGCACAAGTGTGTGGAGATCGGGCGACGCCAGATCGAGGCCGGCGCGGTGGGGATCACCGCGGGAAATGTCGGTGAGGCCGAGGTCTTCGCCGCGGCCGGGTTCGACGACATCTTCCTCGCCTACCCGATCTGGGCCGCGGGAACGAAGAAGCCCCGGATTCGCCGGCTCGCCGAGTCGACCCGGCTGCGGGTCGGCGTCGACAACGTCGCGGCGATCGAGGCCCTCGCCGACGCGATGGGAGACGAACCGGACCGGCTGCAGGTCGTGATCGAGGTCGACTGCGGCGCCCGTCGTTCCGGGGCGCCGCCCGAGGCCGCAGGCGACCTCGCGCTCGCGGCCCGCAAGCGCGGTCTGGTGCCGGTGGGTGTCTTCACCTATCCCGGTCACGGCGGCACGGGTCGGGACGCTCGCCGGCGCGCCGCGCAGGACCAGGAGGCCGCGCTCATCACCGCGGTGCGCAGCCTCGAAGGTGTCGGGGTCACCGCGGAGGTGGTCAGCGCCGGCTCCACTCCCACCCTCGAGTTCTCCACGAGCGGCGTGATCACCGAGATCCGTCCTGGCGAGTACGTCTTCGGCGATCTGAACAACGTCCGGTTGGGCTCCTGCACGGAGGATCAGATCGCGTTGTTCGTCGCCGGCACCGTGGTCAGCGACTGGGTCCCCGGCCAGGTCATCGTCGATGTGGGCAACAAGGCCCTTAGCAAAGAAGGAAGCCCCGAGATCGGCTACGGCGGCATCGCCGGCACGAAGGCGGTCCTGTCCAAGGTCAACGAGTACCACGGGTTCCTTCCGCTGCCGGACGGCGAGTTCCGCCCCAGCGTCGGCACGGTCGTCCCCGTGGTGCCGAACCACGTGTGCCCGGTCGTCCTCGGTTTCGAGGAATTGATCGTCACCGACAGCACGGGCACCTCGCTCGAGCGGTGGCCGGTCGACGCCCGCGGATTCCTCAACTGA
- a CDS encoding RidA family protein — protein MSQSVTSAAHTGSASDRLQALGLALPELRDNPYYVHHRSVDSSIYISGQLPYKDGWLLGQGVVGRDVELEMARELARHAVLNALAAAVQAVGGLDRVRIVQMLVFVASTQDFGEQSNVANAASELLIEVLGENGRHARTAIGVAGLPANSPVEIQMVCTAV, from the coding sequence ATGAGCCAGTCCGTGACGTCGGCAGCGCACACCGGCTCGGCTTCTGATCGGCTCCAGGCCCTGGGTCTGGCCCTTCCCGAGCTCCGTGACAACCCGTACTACGTGCACCACCGGAGTGTGGACTCCAGCATCTACATTTCGGGCCAACTTCCTTACAAGGACGGTTGGTTGCTGGGCCAGGGCGTTGTCGGCCGGGACGTGGAGCTGGAGATGGCGCGGGAGCTCGCGCGCCATGCCGTGCTCAATGCGCTCGCCGCTGCTGTGCAGGCGGTGGGTGGCCTGGACCGGGTCCGGATCGTGCAGATGCTGGTCTTCGTGGCCAGCACGCAGGACTTCGGTGAGCAGTCGAACGTCGCCAACGCGGCCAGTGAACTGCTCATCGAGGTGCTGGGTGAGAACGGACGGCACGCTCGCACCGCGATCGGTGTCGCGGGGCTGCCGGCCAACAGTCCGGTCGAGATCCAGATGGTCTGCACCGCGGTGTAG
- a CDS encoding cupin domain-containing protein, translating to MSLLKAIDTTPSFAPRESGPLPERLISGNPAYKTWAQDVARGETIHTGVWEATPGETRSIKGETFEFCHILSGIVELTPEDGEPVVYKAGDTFVMKPGYVGVWKTIETVRKIYVTVM from the coding sequence ATGTCGCTCCTGAAGGCCATCGACACAACTCCCTCCTTCGCGCCGCGCGAGTCCGGCCCGCTCCCGGAACGCCTGATTTCCGGCAACCCCGCCTACAAGACCTGGGCCCAGGACGTCGCCCGTGGGGAGACGATCCATACCGGAGTCTGGGAAGCGACGCCCGGCGAGACGCGCTCGATCAAGGGCGAGACCTTCGAGTTCTGCCACATCCTTTCCGGCATCGTCGAACTCACGCCGGAAGACGGCGAGCCGGTCGTCTACAAGGCAGGCGACACCTTTGTCATGAAGCCGGGCTACGTCGGTGTCTGGAAGACCATCGAAACCGTGCGCAAGATCTACGTGACCGTGATGTGA
- a CDS encoding FAD-binding oxidoreductase, translated as MNAFAAPPRNGELGFWVAGLADKRPSFPRFSGQDSVDVAIVGGGYTGLWAAYFAKKLEPSLSVAVFEAEQVGYGASGRNGGWLSAMPPGNRATFARAGGGLEASRALQQEFVAGVDAVLDILQDEGIDADQHKGGALIAAHTRAGLGRLVTRRDADLKYGLTDDEVHLLDRDEFQSRINISTVHGGLLYKHCARIHPAKLVYGLADTLTSMGVRIYEGSRVDSVGGKTLTLADGRVTAAKTFLCTEGYSGPLLGRRTLIPVNSSMIVTKPLPKEAWQQIGWDGPQCLNDSAHTFIYAQRTSDGRIAMGGRGVPYRFGSGTGGAGATARSTVDLISHKLGSFFPGIPFEVDHAWSGVLGVTRDWNGGVLWDPAAGIGSSTGYAGHGVTAAYVGGRTLVELAFEKETERTTLPWVGYRARKWEPEPIRWLGVHAMYRLFGIADQWEERRGSSKTSLLARFGSRLAGLHE; from the coding sequence ATGAACGCCTTTGCGGCACCACCCCGGAACGGAGAGCTCGGCTTCTGGGTGGCCGGGCTGGCCGACAAGAGGCCGTCGTTCCCTCGCTTCAGCGGCCAGGATTCCGTGGACGTGGCCATTGTCGGCGGCGGCTACACCGGCCTGTGGGCGGCGTACTTCGCCAAGAAGCTCGAACCGTCCCTCTCGGTCGCTGTCTTCGAGGCCGAGCAGGTGGGCTACGGCGCGTCAGGACGCAACGGCGGCTGGCTCTCGGCCATGCCTCCGGGAAACCGTGCCACCTTCGCCCGCGCCGGGGGCGGGCTGGAAGCGAGCCGGGCACTGCAGCAGGAATTCGTCGCCGGCGTCGACGCGGTCCTGGACATCCTCCAGGACGAGGGCATCGATGCCGATCAGCACAAGGGCGGCGCGCTCATCGCCGCCCACACTCGGGCGGGGCTGGGCCGGCTGGTCACCAGGCGCGATGCCGACCTGAAGTACGGGCTGACCGACGACGAAGTCCACCTGCTCGACCGGGACGAGTTCCAGTCCAGGATCAACATCTCCACCGTCCACGGCGGGCTCCTCTACAAGCACTGCGCGCGGATCCACCCCGCGAAACTCGTCTACGGCCTCGCCGACACCCTGACATCCATGGGGGTCAGGATCTACGAGGGCAGCCGCGTGGACAGCGTCGGGGGCAAGACCCTCACCCTGGCCGACGGACGCGTCACCGCGGCAAAGACGTTCCTCTGCACCGAGGGCTATTCGGGACCGCTGCTCGGCCGCCGGACCCTGATCCCGGTCAACTCCTCGATGATCGTGACCAAGCCCCTGCCGAAGGAGGCATGGCAGCAGATCGGCTGGGACGGGCCCCAGTGCCTCAACGACTCCGCGCACACGTTCATCTACGCCCAGCGGACGTCGGACGGCCGTATCGCCATGGGGGGCCGTGGTGTCCCCTACCGCTTCGGGTCCGGCACTGGAGGAGCCGGTGCGACCGCCCGGTCCACCGTCGACCTGATCTCGCACAAGCTCGGTTCCTTCTTCCCTGGCATCCCCTTCGAGGTGGATCACGCCTGGTCGGGGGTCCTGGGTGTCACGCGGGACTGGAACGGCGGCGTGCTCTGGGACCCGGCGGCGGGGATCGGATCGTCCACCGGCTACGCGGGACACGGCGTCACGGCAGCCTACGTCGGCGGCAGGACGCTCGTGGAGCTCGCCTTCGAGAAGGAAACCGAACGGACCACCCTTCCCTGGGTCGGCTACCGGGCACGGAAGTGGGAACCGGAACCCATCCGCTGGCTGGGCGTTCACGCCATGTACCGGCTCTTCGGTATCGCCGACCAGTGGGAAGAGCGCAGGGGTTCCAGCAAAACATCACTGCTGGCCAGGTTCGGCAGCAGACTCGCCGGACTTCACGAGTAA
- a CDS encoding amino acid ABC transporter ATP-binding protein: MVARKLCKSFGRHQVLRDIDLTVAAGEISCIIGPSGSGKSTLLRCINGLEAVDRGVLRVNGEDFGYVEKDDAYHAVRPQRLTEQRARIGMVFQQFNLFPNMTAESNVMSGPVLVKKKNREASREQARELLAKVGLEGCGHKYPAQLSGGQQQRVAIARALAMQPTIMLFDEPTSALDPERVGEVLAVMRDLAGNGMTMLLVTHEMGFAREVADEVLFMDEGIAVERGDARELLGNPREKRTQAFLERVL; the protein is encoded by the coding sequence ATCGTCGCACGCAAGCTGTGCAAGAGCTTCGGACGTCATCAGGTCCTGCGTGACATCGACCTGACCGTCGCGGCCGGAGAGATCTCGTGCATCATCGGGCCGAGCGGATCGGGGAAATCGACGCTGCTGCGGTGTATCAACGGGCTGGAGGCCGTCGACCGCGGTGTCCTGCGGGTGAACGGTGAGGACTTCGGCTACGTCGAGAAGGACGACGCCTACCACGCGGTCCGCCCGCAACGGCTGACCGAGCAGCGCGCCCGCATCGGCATGGTGTTCCAGCAGTTCAACCTGTTCCCCAACATGACCGCCGAAAGCAATGTCATGTCCGGACCGGTCCTGGTGAAGAAGAAGAACCGCGAGGCCAGCCGGGAACAGGCGCGAGAACTGCTGGCCAAGGTCGGCCTGGAAGGGTGCGGCCACAAGTACCCCGCCCAGCTCTCCGGCGGCCAGCAGCAACGCGTGGCCATCGCCCGCGCGCTGGCGATGCAGCCCACCATCATGCTCTTCGACGAGCCCACCAGCGCACTGGACCCCGAACGCGTGGGCGAAGTACTCGCCGTCATGCGCGACCTCGCCGGCAACGGCATGACCATGCTTCTCGTCACCCACGAAATGGGCTTCGCCCGCGAAGTCGCCGACGAAGTACTCTTCATGGACGAAGGCATCGCCGTCGAACGCGGCGACGCCCGTGAACTGCTGGGCAACCCCCGTGAGAAACGAACCCAGGCGTTCCTCGAAAGGGTGCTGTAG
- a CDS encoding TetR/AcrR family transcriptional regulator, with amino-acid sequence MPATPRRTRSDALQNRERLLEVAAQAFAEQGLDTAPAAIAKQAGVGVGTLYRHFPTREVLIDAAYRRQLTQVCEKVNDLLAQHPAAEATRMWMEHFIHYATAKSGMPEALNAVIASGIDPYSDSRALLTDAVATLLAAGARDGSLRTDVAPDNVLLLMGGIAYSVQHGTKEQARPLVDLFMDALTKDSTAS; translated from the coding sequence ATGCCCGCCACGCCCCGCCGCACCAGGAGTGACGCGCTGCAGAACCGGGAGCGCCTGCTGGAGGTCGCCGCGCAGGCCTTCGCCGAGCAGGGGCTGGACACCGCGCCTGCCGCCATCGCCAAGCAGGCGGGCGTCGGTGTCGGCACGCTCTACCGGCACTTCCCGACTCGGGAAGTCCTCATCGACGCCGCCTACCGGCGCCAACTCACCCAGGTGTGCGAGAAGGTGAACGACCTTCTCGCCCAGCATCCGGCCGCCGAGGCCACCCGGATGTGGATGGAACACTTCATCCACTACGCCACGGCAAAGAGCGGAATGCCCGAAGCCCTCAACGCGGTCATCGCCTCCGGCATCGATCCATACTCCGACAGCCGCGCACTCCTTACCGACGCTGTCGCCACCCTCCTCGCGGCCGGCGCCCGAGACGGAAGCCTGCGAACGGACGTCGCCCCGGACAATGTCCTACTCCTCATGGGTGGCATCGCCTATTCCGTGCAGCACGGCACCAAAGAGCAAGCCCGTCCCCTCGTCGACCTCTTCATGGACGCGCTGACCAAGGACTCGACCGCGAGCTGA